A region from the Halomarina litorea genome encodes:
- a CDS encoding GNAT family N-acetyltransferase — MRFELLGWPDDGVTLRLDHERFAYAGKFVMSSTGKAVAVEGDTVSAFPDAREGYAEGVLAAVAFNEDRTDPDTLWLRYVTVRADRRGEGIGSRFVAFVTRRAHEAGYERVRIAVNNPYSYEALSKAGFGFSGRETGIAELVMEHPSDGARYREGLARFADRDLSPEEKRFVAERTERGPPPRPGDDSPPDGDRRGS; from the coding sequence GTGCGCTTCGAACTGCTCGGCTGGCCCGACGACGGGGTGACGCTCCGACTGGACCACGAGCGGTTCGCCTACGCGGGGAAGTTCGTCATGTCCTCAACGGGGAAGGCCGTCGCCGTCGAAGGCGACACCGTTTCCGCGTTCCCGGACGCCCGGGAGGGGTACGCCGAAGGGGTCCTCGCGGCCGTCGCGTTCAACGAGGACCGGACCGACCCCGACACCCTCTGGCTCCGGTACGTCACCGTCCGGGCCGACCGGCGCGGCGAGGGTATCGGCTCACGATTCGTCGCGTTCGTCACCCGCCGCGCCCACGAGGCGGGCTACGAACGGGTCCGCATCGCCGTCAACAACCCCTACTCCTACGAGGCACTCTCGAAGGCGGGCTTCGGCTTTTCGGGCCGCGAGACGGGTATCGCAGAACTCGTCATGGAGCACCCGAGCGACGGGGCGAGGTACCGGGAGGGCCTCGCCCGCTTCGCCGACCGGGACCTCTCCCCCGAGGAGAAACGGTTCGTCGCCGAACGCACCGAACGCGGTCCCCCGCCGCGCCCCGGGGACGACTCGCCCCCCGACGGGGACCGCCGGGGGAGTTAA
- a CDS encoding zinc-dependent alcohol dehydrogenase family protein, protein MRAAVLREYGEPLSVESVPAPAPDPDGVVVEVEACGICRSDWHAWQGHGEWADDRVPLGQILGHEPAGRVVEVGERVETLAPDDRVVVPFNLGDGTCHQCQNGHGNVCSDGNALGFEASVPGAFAERVHVPNAEFNATRLPDGVSTTEAAALGCRYVTAFHALSHRARVAGGDWVAVHSCGGLGLSAVQIASALGASVVAVDIREGPLGMAADLGAKATVLAEEGTDVPGEVRSITDGGAHVSMDALGRAETCRNSVECLRTRGTHLQVGLTTDAERGEVSLPTDSMTRWDVSFLGSRGMPPSRYDELLRMMAAGTLDPAALVTREVGLEDVSDRLAAMSDYDTRGVEVVTEF, encoded by the coding sequence ATGCGCGCGGCAGTCCTGCGGGAGTACGGCGAACCGCTCTCGGTCGAGTCGGTCCCCGCCCCCGCCCCCGACCCGGACGGCGTCGTCGTCGAGGTGGAGGCGTGTGGCATCTGCCGGAGCGACTGGCACGCCTGGCAGGGCCACGGCGAGTGGGCCGACGACCGGGTGCCACTGGGACAGATCCTCGGACACGAACCCGCCGGCCGGGTCGTCGAGGTGGGCGAACGCGTCGAGACACTCGCGCCCGACGACCGGGTGGTCGTCCCGTTCAACCTCGGCGACGGCACCTGCCACCAGTGTCAGAACGGCCACGGCAACGTCTGTTCGGACGGGAACGCACTCGGCTTCGAGGCGAGCGTCCCCGGCGCGTTCGCCGAACGGGTCCACGTCCCGAACGCCGAGTTCAACGCCACGCGCCTGCCGGACGGCGTCTCGACCACCGAGGCCGCCGCCCTCGGCTGTCGGTACGTCACGGCGTTCCACGCCCTCTCCCACCGGGCGCGCGTGGCGGGCGGCGACTGGGTCGCCGTCCACAGTTGCGGCGGCCTCGGCCTCTCCGCCGTCCAGATTGCGAGCGCCCTCGGCGCGAGCGTCGTCGCCGTCGACATCCGCGAGGGTCCTCTGGGGATGGCCGCGGACCTCGGGGCGAAGGCGACCGTTCTCGCCGAGGAGGGCACCGACGTGCCCGGCGAGGTGCGCTCGATTACCGACGGCGGCGCGCACGTCTCGATGGACGCCCTCGGGCGCGCGGAGACGTGTCGCAACAGCGTCGAGTGTCTCCGGACGCGCGGGACCCACCTGCAGGTCGGCCTGACGACGGACGCCGAACGCGGCGAAGTGTCGCTCCCCACCGACTCGATGACCCGGTGGGACGTCTCCTTCCTCGGGTCGCGCGGGATGCCGCCCTCGCGCTACGACGAACTCCTGCGCATGATGGCTGCCGGCACCCTCGACCCCGCCGCACTCGTCACCCGGGAGGTGGGACTCGAGGACGTCTCCGACCGCCTCGCCGCGATGTCCGATTACGACACGCGGGGGGTCGAGGTCGTCACCGAGTTCTGA
- the sugE gene encoding quaternary ammonium compound efflux SMR transporter SugE: MNHAWGTLVVAGLFEVGWALGLGYSEGFSKFWPSVGTVAALAVSMALLAKATRTLPVGTAYAVWTGIGAVGTAVGGIVLFGEPRSVLRVGCILLVVAGIAGLKLTA; this comes from the coding sequence ATGAACCACGCGTGGGGCACGCTCGTCGTCGCGGGACTGTTCGAGGTGGGGTGGGCGCTCGGCCTCGGCTACTCCGAGGGCTTCTCGAAGTTCTGGCCGAGCGTCGGCACCGTCGCGGCCCTCGCCGTGAGCATGGCCCTGCTGGCGAAGGCGACGCGGACGCTCCCCGTCGGCACCGCCTACGCCGTCTGGACGGGTATCGGGGCGGTGGGGACCGCCGTCGGTGGTATCGTCCTGTTCGGCGAACCCCGCTCCGTCCTCCGGGTCGGTTGCATCCTCCTCGTCGTCGCGGGCATCGCGGGGCTGAAACTGACCGCCTGA
- the fen gene encoding flap endonuclease-1: MGNADLRQLAVLREVSFDDLSGTVAVDAHNWLYRYLTTTVRFTSSHKYTHDGEEVANLIGVVQGLPKFFEHDLSPVFVFDGGVTELKDAEVSDRQAQRERYEEQLEEAREGGDAAEIATLESRTQRLTPTILETTRELLSLLDVPVIEAPAEGEAQASYMARKGAVDYVGSEDYDTLLLGAPLTLRQLTSKGDPELMDFEATLDEHDLTWEQLVDVGILCGTDFNEGVSGIGPKTAVKLVREHGDLWGVLEARDVYVENADRIRELFLHPATTDDYDFDPDLDPDVDAARTYVCEEWGVPEGEVDRGFERIEESVTQTGLDDWL; encoded by the coding sequence ATGGGAAACGCAGACCTCCGGCAGTTGGCGGTCCTCCGCGAGGTGTCCTTCGACGACCTCTCCGGGACCGTCGCCGTCGACGCGCACAACTGGCTCTACCGCTACCTCACGACCACCGTCCGGTTCACGTCGAGTCACAAGTACACCCACGACGGCGAGGAGGTGGCGAACCTCATCGGCGTCGTCCAGGGGCTCCCCAAGTTCTTCGAGCACGACCTCTCGCCGGTGTTCGTCTTCGACGGCGGCGTCACCGAACTGAAGGACGCGGAGGTGAGCGACCGGCAGGCCCAGCGCGAACGCTACGAGGAACAACTGGAGGAGGCCCGCGAGGGGGGTGACGCCGCCGAGATAGCGACGCTCGAGTCCCGGACCCAGCGGCTCACGCCCACGATTCTGGAGACCACGCGTGAACTCCTCTCGTTGCTCGACGTGCCCGTCATCGAGGCACCGGCCGAGGGGGAGGCGCAGGCGTCGTACATGGCCCGGAAGGGGGCGGTCGACTACGTCGGCAGCGAGGACTACGACACGCTCCTCCTCGGTGCGCCGCTCACTCTCCGGCAACTGACGAGCAAGGGCGACCCGGAACTGATGGACTTCGAGGCCACCCTCGACGAACACGACCTGACGTGGGAGCAACTGGTGGACGTGGGCATCCTCTGTGGGACGGACTTCAACGAGGGGGTGTCGGGCATCGGCCCCAAGACGGCCGTGAAACTGGTCCGCGAACACGGCGACCTGTGGGGCGTCCTCGAGGCGCGCGACGTCTACGTGGAGAACGCCGACCGCATCCGCGAGCTGTTTCTCCACCCGGCGACGACCGACGACTACGACTTCGACCCGGACCTCGACCCGGACGTCGACGCCGCGCGCACCTACGTCTGCGAGGAGTGGGGTGTTCCCGAAGGAGAGGTCGACCGCGGCTTCGAGCGCATCGAGGAGTCCGTCACGCAGACGGGTCTCGACGACTGGCTCTGA
- a CDS encoding dodecin family protein encodes MTAVKIIELLGTSEKSWEDAAKNALGDAAYTIEDIHGIEVTDMTADVVDGDIVQYKTTCRIAFPVHEHAEPMREGIASRVKKSASKVRR; translated from the coding sequence ATGACCGCCGTAAAAATCATCGAACTGCTCGGTACCTCGGAGAAGTCCTGGGAAGACGCCGCGAAGAACGCCCTCGGCGACGCCGCCTACACCATCGAGGACATCCACGGCATCGAGGTGACGGACATGACCGCCGACGTGGTCGACGGCGACATCGTCCAGTACAAGACCACCTGCCGCATCGCGTTCCCGGTCCACGAACACGCCGAGCCGATGCGCGAGGGCATCGCCTCCCGCGTCAAGAAGAGCGCGTCGAAAGTTCGCCGCTGA
- a CDS encoding BolA family protein translates to MTPEEVERLIEDGIADCEADVFRPRNPDDDTHLAAVVVSPAFEGQSLVQQHQLVYDALGDHMTRDIHALELKTFTPEEYAERAE, encoded by the coding sequence ATGACACCCGAGGAAGTCGAGCGGCTCATCGAGGACGGTATCGCAGACTGCGAGGCGGACGTCTTCCGCCCGCGGAACCCCGACGACGACACGCACCTCGCGGCCGTCGTCGTCTCACCCGCCTTCGAGGGGCAGTCGCTCGTCCAGCAACACCAACTCGTCTACGACGCCCTCGGCGACCACATGACCCGCGACATCCACGCGCTGGAACTGAAGACGTTCACGCCGGAGGAGTACGCCGAGCGCGCGGAGTAG